One Epinephelus fuscoguttatus linkage group LG10, E.fuscoguttatus.final_Chr_v1 genomic window carries:
- the cep135 gene encoding centrosomal protein of 135 kDa: MNNSAERKYVNLRKRLDQLGYRHPLGIESLPLVEKLFSDLVHTTESLRNAKLSAGKTEKESRNFDALLEPYRAENARVVRENNELHLELLKLKEEKDRVSRELKTQIRKLDHETSDLKFLNNQYVHKVRCLEKDSKAKAERIQQLQEKNMQAVVQTPGGKKRSIPFRRQRMQIDELIPSSSTTAYPVSQPDDPYIADLLQLADGRIHELQEDIIKVKLDLENAQECIQHINTQVEERDREIERLNRALQGGRPHDVISLEAQHVSNEKLIAHLNLQIEYLQENNRVLEQKVEALQQKKEDASTEVANLSLKNLELCEELTHIDDLAKRMEMDKEHVLETADMELQETKKEIQRQHKIIEDLEDIITKLRREQSEGDFEKDRLRDQLVEFKEQNEKMEGLVNFLEEEKIRLQDKIEKMMAADKDLVLELEAMRTKYGVCGRERSPSRLDAFVKSLEEERDFYRQEAERYKRTRGAGSQDVSPSRSPSRGRSPWSKRGGVSETELLRLVQERDELKAALLDFEKHMEDIQSNVRGLSSERDHFKMLFKQTQEDLKLARSTDVSADLLKLREEIKQAEIRIQQMTAERDTLMERLKVAQTSALTDRQGEERRILDLENAVKSLERERLDLRSQVILLKENREAAEEELKVRSAVLAQNAEEVSQQRAEANALRLLQEQMEQSLSDTQHRLSVKVNELHAAHEQIEKLEETIGELSQRGSKHKEEVAALQKSISALDREKDALQDEVDQKTEKLVVLQDELSKKEHTLEDVRLTVTNMDNSLAQLQGALNSREREITSLRRQLDACQEELAGLRRDKEITIRENRRLQDDLATMTRENQAVHVEMEEALHEKDELKLRVHSYISEVSRIEKLMATKEQENRDLLERFRMAHSEVEEREQKLQQAEGLNNSIRLELLSSDTERRHLRDTVGHQEREIQQHAQALQAYEAQVSSLVRGMSRLEEELRKTQEEKAALLSDLASVRELCVKLDSGKELAARQLTSRSMDLERVTGELEDVQSEAELLKKQLASERLTVRNLETLLSTNRHKEFQTHLTASERESELKVLRDRLTLADSKTAEHAREVSQLRGKVSQLQTEMDVLKRQLTTERFERERAVQEMRRQGVSFSSLQSSSSLSASPHHTSPERSILRTLNRSTDKSADKSVSFKD, from the exons ACTGGGTATAGAGTCACTGCCACTAGTGGAGAAACTATTCAG TGACCTGGTGCACACTACAGAAAGCCTGCGCAATGCCAAACTGTCAGCAGGTAAAACTGAGAAGGAGAGTCGCAACTTTGATGCTCTCCTGGAGCCCTACAGGGCGGAGAATGCCCGGGTGGTGAGGGAGAACAATGAGCTGCACCTCGAGCTCCTCAAgctgaaggaggagaaggaccGTGTCAGCAGGG agctgaagacCCAAATCAGGAAGTTGGACCATGAGACATCTGACCTGAAGTTTTTAAATAATCAATATGTGCACAAAGTTCGCTGCTTGGAGAAGGATAGCAAGGCGAAAGCTGAGCGCATCCAACAGCTGCAGGAGAAGAACATGCAAGCTGTGGTGCAGACACCAG gtggAAAGAAGCGTAGCATCCCTTTCAGACGACAGAGGATGCAGATCGATGAGCTCATACCTTCCTCCTCTACAACAGCCTATCCTGTGTCGCAGCCTGATGATCCGTATATCGCTGacctgctgcagctggcagatGGAAG AATTCATGAGCTTCAGGAAGACATCATAAAGGTCAAACTAGACCTGGAAAATGCTCAAGAATGTAtacaacacataaatacacag gtggaggagagggacagagagattGAGCGTTTGAATCGTGCTCTTCAAGGAGGACGACCTCATGACGTAATTTCCCTTGAGGCTCAGCACGTCAGCAATGAGAAACTGATCGCCCATCTCAACCTTCAG ATTGAATATCTGCAGGAGAACAACAGGGTGCTGGAGCAGAAGGTAGAGGCACTGCAGCAGAAGAAGGAGGACGCCTCCACTGAAGTGGCCAATCTGTCATTAAAGAACCTGGAACTGTGTGAAGAGCTGACGCACATAGATGACCTCGCAAAGCGGATGGAGATGGACAAGGAGCACGTGTTGGAAACTGCTGACATGGAACTGCAAGAAACTAAA AAAGAAATTCAAAGGCAACATAAAATCATCGAAGACTTGGAAGATATTATCACAAAACTAAGAAgg GAGCAGTCAGAAGGTGACTTTGAAAAAGACCGACTCAGAGACCAGCTGGTGGAGTTCAAAGAGCAGAATGAGAAAATGGAGGGACTGGTGAATTtcctggaggaggagaaaatcAGGCTGCAGGACAAAATCGAGAAAATGATGGCAGCTG ACAAAGACCTGGTGCTGGAGTTGGAGGCCATGAGAACTAAATATGGTGTTTGTGGAAGGGAACGCTCCCCGTCGCGGCTGGATGCGTTTGTCAAGagtctggaggaggagagggatttCTATCGCCAAGAGGCCGAGCGTTACAAAAGAACCAGAGGGGCAGGCAGTCAGGATGTAAGCCCCAGTCGTAGCCCAAGCAGGGGCAGAAGTCCTTGGTCCAAAAGG GGAGGTGTTTCAGAGACAGAACTTCTTCGTTTAGTACAAGAAAGAGACGAGCTGAAGGCTGCTCTGCTGGACTTTGAGAAGCACATGGAAGACATCCAGAGCAACGTGAGGGGCCTCAGCTCTGAGAGAGACCATttcaaaatgctgtttaaaCAA ACTCAAGAGGACTTGAAGCTGGCCCGTAGCACAGATGTGTCAGCTGACCTCTTGAAATTGAGGGAGGAGATTAAACAGGCAGAAATCAGAATCCAGCAGATGACCGCTGAAAGAGACACGCTGATGGAGAGATTAAAG GTTGCCCAGACTTCAGCTCTCACAGACCGAcagggagaagagaggaggattCTTGACCTGGAGAATGCCGTTAAGAGT TTGGAGCGGGAGAGACTGGACCTGCGGTCACAGGTTATTCTGCTGAAGGAGAACAGGGAGGCTgctgaggaggagctgaaggtTCGGTCCGCTGTTCTGGCCCAGAACGCAGAGGAGGTTTCTCAGCAGAGGGCCGAGGCTAACGCTCTGAG GCTGCTACAGGAGCAGATGGAGCAGTCACTGTCTGATACCCAGCACAGGCTGTCTGTGAAAGTGAATGAGCTGCATGCTGCCCATGAGCAGATTGAGAAACTGGAGGAGACAATAG GGGAGCTGAGTCAGCGAGGCTCCAAGCACAAGGAGGAAGTGGCTGCTCTTCAGAAGTCCATCTCTGCtttggacagagagaaagatgctCTGCAGGATGAGGTGGATCAGAAGACTGAAAAACTGGTTGTTCTCCAGGACGAGCTGTCAAAAAAG GAACACACCCTTGAAGATGTGCGACTCACAGTCACAAACATGGACAATTCACTAGC TCAGCTGCAGGGGGCGTTAAACAGCCGTGAGAGGGAGATCACCAGCCTGAGGAGGCAGCTGGATGCCTGTCAGGAGGAGCTGGCAGGACTCAGGAGAGACAAGGAAATCACAATCAGAGAGAACAGGAGGCTGCAAGATGACCTGGCTACAATGACCAGAGAGAACCAA gcTGTACATGTGGAGATGGAGGAGGCGTTGCACGAGAAGGATGAGCTGAAGTTGAGGGTCCACTCGTACATTTCTGAAGTGTCCAGAATAGAGAAGCTGATGGCCACAAAG GAGCAGGAGAACAGGGACTTGCTGGAGCGTTTCAGGATGGCTCACTCTGAGGTGGAGGAGCGGGAGCAGAAGTTGCAGCAGGCTGAAGGCCTCAATAACTCCATCCGCCTGGAGCTGCTCTCTTCAGACACTGAACGCAGGCACCTCCGTGACACTGTCGGCCACCAGGAGAGAGAAATCCAACAA CACGCACAGGCCCTGCAGGCTTATGAGGCCCAAGTATCGTCACTGGTTCGAGGGATGTCCCGATTAGAGGAGGAGCTACGCAAAACACAGGAGGAGAAGGCCGCACTCCTCTCGGATCTGGCATCCGTCAGGGAGCTGTGTGTCAAACTGGACTCTGGCAAGGAGCTCGCTGCACGTCAGCTCACCTCCAGGAGCATGGATCTAGAGAGA GTTACCGGAGAACTGGAGGATGTtcagtcagaggcagagctACTGAAGAAACAACTTGCCAGTGAGAGGCTGACTGTCCGTAACCTTGAGACCCTTCTCTCCACCAATCGGCACAAGGAGTTCCAAACCCACCTGACAGCCAGCGAGAGGGAGTCGGAGCTGAAGGTCCTACGTGATAGGCTGACCCTGGCTGACAGCAAAAC TGCGGAGCATGCCAGGGAGGTGTCCCAGCTCCGCGGCAAAGTGTCTCAGCTGCAGACGGAGATGGACGTTCTGAAAAGACAGTTGACGACTGAACGCTTTGAACG tgAGAGGGCAGTCCAGGAGATGCGCAGACAGGGTGTGTCCTTCTCGTCCTTGCAGAGTTCGTCGTCCCTCTCCGCCAGTCCTCATCACACGTCCCCAGAGCGCTCCATCCTCCGCACTCTTAACCGCTCCACTGACAAGTCAGCAGACAA aAGCGTGAGCTTCAAGGATTAA
- the chst14 gene encoding carbohydrate sulfotransferase 14, with the protein MMLPRRQDYGMKRTGGPRSGSVINFRTTVIPGSVRRSSAVLPSVLTFLVIVASGGLLLMIEKGMLNSMETPPPRGSLKRLDFMRQVGKHSPGGVDVDSQILQEIRNRTIRTMCSQKNMPHSIWSLSPVQRKTLLQHILVNDQYHFLYCYVPKVACSNWKRVLKVLNGALESVDVNIKMDHRSDLLFLSSLKPDEIRYRLKHYYKFMFVREPMERLLSAYRNKFGEIESYQKKYGVEIIKRYRKGHAKESAVTGDDVTFAEFIRYLLDEDVERMNEHWMPMYNLCQPCAVSYNFIGSYEHLESDSEFVLQRIGAPPHVRFPERQTWYKPVTTETLHYYLCTLPQKLLRELLPKYILDFSLFTYPLPNTTTEHCRH; encoded by the exons ATGATGCTTCCTCGCAGGCAGGACTACGGGATGAAGAGGACCGGAGGACCGCGCAGTGGCTCCGTTATAAACTTTAGGACCACGGTAATCCCGGGCTCCGTCCGCCGCAGCTCCGCAGTGCTGCCGTCCGTGCTAACGTTTCTGGTGATCGTAGCATCCGGAGGCCTGCTGCTCATGATAGAGAAAGGAATGCTGAACAGCATGGAGACGCCTCCACCCCGGGGGAGCCTCAAGCGGCTGGACTTCATGCGGCAAGTTGGGAAGCACAGTCCGGGTGGTGTGGACGTGGACTCCCAG ATCCTCCAGGAGATCCGTAACCGCACCATCAGGACCATGTGCAGCCAGAAGAACATGCCCCACAGCATTTGGTCCCTGAGCCCTGTGCAGAGGAAGACGCTGCTGCAGCACATCCTGGTGAATGACCAGTACCACTTCCTCTACTGCTACGTCCCCAAGGTGGCCTGCTCCAACTGGAAGAGGGTTCTGAAGGTTCTGAACGGAGCTCTGGAGAGCGTGGACGTCAACATCAAGATGGATCACCGCAGCGACCTGCTGTTTTTGTCCTCTCTTAAACCAGATGAGATCCGCTACCGCCTCAAGCACTACTACAAGTTCATGTTTGTGCGGGAGCCCATGGAGCGCCTGCTTTCTGCGTACAGGAACAAGTTTGGAGAGATTGAGTCCTACCAGAAAAAATACGGGGTAGAGATCATAAAGCGGTACAGAAAAGGCCACGCTAAGGAGTCAGCTGTAACGGGAGATGACGTGACATTTGCAGAGTTCATCCGTTACTTGCTGGATGAGGATGTGGAGCGCATGAATGAGCACTGGATGCCAATGTACAACTTGTGCCAACCGTGCGCTGTGTCCTACAACTTCATCGGCTCCTATGAGCACCTTGAAAGTGATTCAGAGTTTGTGCTCCAGCGCATTGGAGCGCCTCCTCATGTGCGCTTCCCAGAGAGGCAAACGTGGTACAAGCCGGTCACCACAGAGACACTGCACTATTATCTGTGCACCTTGCCACAGAAGCTACTGAGGGAACTCCTGCCCAAGTACATTTTAGACTTCTCCCTCTTCACTTATCCTCTCCCCAACACAACCACTGAGCACTGCCGACATTAA